One genomic region from Vanacampus margaritifer isolate UIUO_Vmar chromosome 2, RoL_Vmar_1.0, whole genome shotgun sequence encodes:
- the LOC144044051 gene encoding D-serine dehydratase, which translates to MDGEPLSALCTPALVVDVDKVKKNAKRMIELCEKLGVQLRPHMKTHKTLECADIMTVGSRRCIVVSTLAEAYFYSDHGFDDILYAYSLPFDKVERCAILSERLELFQVLLDHPDALEQLKKRPLRDGRPWHVWMKLDCGNGRAGILHSEPEALRLALAIAETAGVQLTGVYAHCGNTYNCRGVREIQAVAKETTSFTLQFMEKLKAVGISCKSSIGSTPSCSHPVQDMAKLSEVHPGNFVFYDVQQSLIGSCGVEDVAVRVLTRVIGHCPHRNQMLIDCGWTGLSLDGAGKLPTGYAVIEGHPNLKLLSMTQEHGRVEPISGKLDYSVYPLGSLLTLIPYHACATAVMHPVYHVHSEGILVGKWTPTRGW; encoded by the exons ATGGATGGGGAGCCTCTCTCAGCCCTGTGTACTCCTGCTTTGGTGGTCGATGTGGACAAAGTGAAGAAAAATGCCAAGAGGATGATTGAACTGTGTGAGAAGCTTGGAGTTCAGCTTCGCCCTCACATGAAGACTCACAAAACCCT TGAGTGTGCTGACATAATGACAGTGGGTTCACGACGGTGCATTGTGGTCTCCACCCTGGCAGAGGCCTATTTTTACTCCGACCATGGATTTGATGACATCCTCTATGCTTATTCTCTTCCTTTTGATAAG GTGGAGCGTTGTGCCATCTTGTCAGAGAGACTGGAACTCTTTCAAGTTTTACTCGACCATCCTGATGCTCTGGAGCAGCTCAAAAAGCGACCGCTGAGAGACGGGCGACCATGGCACGTCTGGATGAAACTAGACTGCGGCAACGGGAGAG CTGGCATCCTGCATTCGGAACCCGAGGCGCTCAGACTGGCGCTGGCCATTGCTGAGACGGCAGGTGTGCAGTTAACGGGAGTGTACGCTCACTGTGGGAACACCTACAACTGCAGAGGAGTCCGGGAAATTCAGGCTGTCGCAAAGGAAACTACCAGCTTTACTCTGCAGTTCATGGAAAA GTTAAAGGCTGTTGGCATCAGCTGCAAGTCCAGCATTGGCTCCACACCCTCCTGTAGTCACCCAGTCCAAGACATGGCAAAGCTTAGCGAGGTGCATCCAGGAAATTTTGTCTTCTATG ATGTGCAGCAGTCTCTCATTGGCTCATGTGGTGTGGAAGATGTGGCTGTGCGGGTTTTGACAAGGGTCATAGGTCACTGTCCTCACAGGAACCAGATGCTGATTGACTGCGGATGGACAGGGTTAAG TTTGGATGGGGCGGGGAAACTTCCAACAGGATACGCTGTGATCGAAGGGCATCCAAACCTCAA ACTACTGTCCATGACTCAGGAACATGGAAGAGTTGAGCCTATCTCGGGGAAATTGGATTACAGCGTGTACCCTCTGGGCTCTCTGCTCACACTGATTCCATACCAT